A genome region from Methanobacterium subterraneum includes the following:
- a CDS encoding metallophosphoesterase family protein, translated as MRERIIQISDVHFGEKNFSHELKNNLLGQLENENPDLVIVSGDLTTNGYPHEYEEAAAFIDQLRSITKTYVIPGNHDARNVGLLHYESMIGNRKFVHIDNDGEYAVIGLDSSEPDINDGQIGIDQMEWLKTQLEKIPEHMGKIVTFHHHLMPIPQTGRERNILLDSGDLMRLLTDNGVDLVLNGHKHVPNVWMVEKMVTLNSGTVTTRKLRGQTRPSYNQLSFEDEDFYVNLVDTETGKKKQLVYYSVKVENEEYVVCSTRHNSMGTF; from the coding sequence TTGAGAGAAAGAATAATTCAAATTTCAGATGTTCATTTTGGAGAGAAGAACTTCTCCCACGAACTTAAAAATAATCTTCTCGGGCAACTTGAGAATGAAAATCCCGATCTGGTAATTGTTTCTGGTGATCTTACCACCAACGGTTATCCCCATGAATATGAGGAAGCCGCAGCATTCATTGACCAGTTAAGGTCCATAACCAAAACCTATGTAATTCCAGGAAACCATGATGCCCGTAACGTGGGACTTCTTCACTACGAGAGCATGATCGGAAACCGGAAGTTCGTGCACATTGACAACGATGGAGAATATGCAGTTATTGGCCTGGACTCATCTGAACCAGATATTAACGATGGTCAGATTGGAATTGACCAGATGGAATGGTTGAAAACACAGCTTGAAAAGATACCGGAACATATGGGTAAAATAGTCACCTTCCACCATCATTTGATGCCCATACCTCAAACTGGAAGGGAAAGAAATATCCTACTTGACTCTGGTGATTTAATGAGGTTATTAACGGATAACGGTGTTGATCTGGTTTTAAATGGTCATAAACATGTTCCAAATGTTTGGATGGTGGAAAAAATGGTCACACTTAACTCAGGGACTGTCACCACCCGTAAATTAAGGGGTCAAACCAGGCCATCCTACAATCAACTATCCTTTGAAGATGAAGATTTCTACGTGAACCTGGTGGACACAGAAACTGGTAAGAAGAAACAACTGGTTTACTACTCAGTTAAAGTTGAAAACGAGGAGTACGTGGTCTGTTCCACCCGCCACAATTCCATGGGGACTTTCTAA
- a CDS encoding 4Fe-4S binding protein, producing the protein MKISAEQCGCCGVCVAVCPQNILELSSMMIITHEGCENCNLCMVVCPLGAIKDGKNEI; encoded by the coding sequence ATGAAAATTTCTGCAGAACAATGTGGATGTTGCGGAGTATGTGTAGCAGTTTGTCCCCAAAATATTCTGGAGTTATCCTCAATGATGATTATAACTCATGAAGGGTGTGAAAACTGCAATTTATGCATGGTAGTATGTCCGCTGGGGGCCATTAAAGATGGAAAAAATGAAATATGA
- a CDS encoding NAD(P)/FAD-dependent oxidoreductase, translating to MEKMKYDVVVVGGRVGGSTASLFASKKGLDVLIIEKNQEIGVPVQCAEATSSSTFKTLEMKPSSKYVCNEIKGADVYAPDGSHGHLEGGYAEGFILERKLFDKHLAIESAKAGTDILVKTTVKDLIRKKEGVRGVVAKHMDHTLEIEAELVIAADGIESQVAQMAGLNTRQTPHSLCSCAQYEMVGVSCDPHYLQFYFGQKIAPGGYVWVFPKGDGVANVGVGVRSDTTSAYSFLRKFTSQMNATPVELNIGGVPVHGPVDKTYTDGLMVVGDAAGQVEPFTGGGIHVTVLCARIAGEVAAEAIEKGKTSENFLKRYETRWKKEVGGDLKQSLKYRRIMDRLTDEEMNILAKFLKKQDLESISKMSMLGFVRDYPQFLKLLKEIL from the coding sequence ATGGAAAAAATGAAATATGATGTGGTAGTGGTAGGTGGGCGTGTTGGAGGATCCACTGCCTCATTATTCGCCTCTAAAAAGGGTTTAGATGTGCTGATCATTGAAAAAAATCAGGAGATAGGGGTTCCTGTGCAGTGTGCCGAGGCCACAAGCTCCAGCACCTTCAAAACCCTGGAAATGAAACCTTCCTCTAAGTACGTTTGTAATGAAATTAAAGGAGCTGATGTATATGCTCCTGATGGTTCCCATGGTCACCTGGAAGGAGGATATGCAGAAGGATTTATTTTAGAAAGGAAATTGTTTGATAAACATTTGGCCATAGAATCAGCAAAAGCAGGAACTGATATACTGGTTAAAACCACAGTAAAGGACCTTATACGTAAAAAGGAAGGAGTCCGTGGGGTGGTTGCTAAACATATGGATCACACCCTGGAAATAGAAGCAGAACTGGTGATTGCTGCCGATGGAATTGAGTCACAAGTAGCCCAAATGGCAGGCCTTAACACCAGACAGACCCCTCATAGTCTTTGTTCATGTGCACAGTACGAGATGGTTGGTGTGAGTTGTGATCCCCATTATCTCCAGTTCTATTTCGGACAGAAAATAGCTCCCGGAGGATATGTATGGGTCTTTCCCAAGGGAGATGGTGTAGCCAATGTAGGGGTGGGTGTGAGGAGTGATACTACAAGCGCTTACAGTTTCCTTAGGAAATTCACCTCTCAGATGAATGCCACCCCTGTTGAACTTAATATTGGAGGAGTTCCAGTTCACGGCCCTGTGGATAAAACCTATACTGATGGTTTGATGGTGGTAGGAGATGCTGCTGGACAGGTTGAACCATTCACTGGAGGGGGAATTCATGTTACAGTCCTCTGTGCTCGTATTGCAGGCGAAGTTGCAGCAGAGGCCATTGAAAAGGGAAAAACTTCTGAAAATTTCTTGAAAAGATATGAAACCCGGTGGAAAAAGGAGGTAGGGGGAGATCTTAAACAATCCCTTAAATATCGTAGAATAATGGACCGTTTGACTGATGAAGAAATGAATATCCTGGCTAAATTTCTTAAAAAACAGGATTTGGAATCCATCTCCAAAATGTCAATGCTGGGTTTTGTACGTGACTACCCCCAATTTTTAAAACTTTTAAAGGAGATATTATAA
- a CDS encoding HEAT repeat domain-containing protein, with translation MDSDVNIEYLEEERDVEGLIRALKDQDYLTRKEAARALKKVGDERAVDALIEALRYKSWHSDYIILSAVRENSAEALGKIGDFRAVQPLIQAMEDDPDEEVRLKATWALGEIGDPEAVDALIAALKDNSWSVRRTAANALGMIGDHRAVPYLIETLEDSDWHVRKYAAVSLGKMRDEKAIPVLLEALDDEDADVRWKAMLALGKLGESAVPALIKTLKNKNWRVRAKSAEVLGKIGGEEALNALICLLLGRKVDKHRHVRGKAAEALGRIGDAEALEALRHAQKDEYKYVRDKADISIQKIFKPQKEVGILNYDNGEVSLDYSEHWEMVSTSDAKKVLRGLYANNSITLSLNRNTDVAEISSQEFAEMLKDVFRIQGSEVMDERDFERYGMEIYEIYGENHEMTPTSILIVSFKKESLLYYLWFVGDPVAFQEASADIELMVNSFYIYG, from the coding sequence ATGGATTCTGATGTAAATATTGAGTACCTGGAAGAAGAAAGAGATGTTGAGGGCTTAATTCGAGCCCTTAAAGATCAGGACTATCTCACCAGGAAAGAAGCAGCCCGAGCTTTGAAGAAAGTAGGAGATGAACGGGCTGTGGACGCTCTTATAGAAGCTTTACGTTATAAAAGTTGGCACTCTGATTACATTATTCTCAGTGCCGTTAGGGAGAATTCTGCAGAGGCATTAGGTAAAATAGGAGATTTTAGAGCTGTTCAACCTCTGATTCAGGCGATGGAAGATGATCCTGATGAAGAAGTTAGATTAAAGGCAACCTGGGCTCTGGGGGAGATAGGTGACCCTGAGGCAGTGGATGCACTGATTGCTGCACTGAAAGATAATAGTTGGAGTGTAAGAAGAACTGCTGCCAATGCTTTAGGGATGATTGGTGACCATCGTGCTGTGCCTTACCTAATAGAAACTCTGGAAGATAGTGACTGGCATGTGCGTAAATATGCTGCCGTATCTTTAGGTAAGATGAGGGATGAAAAAGCCATTCCCGTGCTATTAGAAGCATTGGATGATGAGGATGCAGATGTACGGTGGAAGGCAATGCTGGCCCTGGGAAAACTAGGTGAAAGTGCGGTGCCAGCCCTGATAAAAACCCTTAAAAATAAAAATTGGCGAGTAAGAGCTAAATCAGCCGAAGTATTAGGGAAAATCGGTGGCGAAGAAGCACTAAATGCACTTATATGCCTCCTTTTAGGTAGAAAAGTTGATAAACATAGGCATGTTAGGGGTAAGGCAGCCGAAGCCCTGGGTAGAATTGGGGATGCTGAGGCACTGGAAGCACTAAGGCATGCTCAGAAAGATGAATATAAGTATGTGAGGGATAAAGCAGATATATCCATCCAGAAAATCTTTAAACCCCAGAAAGAAGTTGGGATCTTGAATTATGATAATGGTGAGGTGTCCTTGGATTATTCTGAACATTGGGAGATGGTGAGTACTTCTGATGCTAAGAAGGTTCTCCGGGGTTTGTATGCCAATAATTCAATTACCCTCTCTCTTAACCGGAATACAGATGTGGCTGAAATATCATCCCAGGAGTTTGCAGAGATGCTCAAAGATGTGTTCCGGATTCAGGGAAGCGAAGTCATGGATGAAAGGGATTTTGAAAGGTATGGGATGGAAATCTATGAGATCTATGGTGAGAACCACGAGATGACCCCCACCAGCATCCTGATTGTTTCATTTAAGAAAGAGAGTTTACTTTATTATTTATGGTTCGTGGGAGATCCAGTGGCTTTCCAGGAAGCTAGTGCCGACATTGAACTAATGGTGAATAGTTTCTACATCTACGGATAG
- a CDS encoding 4Fe-4S dicluster domain-containing protein — protein sequence MKTLMVIDPRRCSECQDCINACQKTHGVARTKKTSTVPVFCLQCHPDKAPCARICPTGAIREEDGTLIVDDESCIMCRLCMIACPVGMLVIDDDKKAVQKCTLCLDAEDQILPACVEACKDNVLKIFSVEDLDELKKDLSYTEVLNEAMKAYQNKL from the coding sequence ATGAAAACCCTGATGGTAATTGATCCTCGCCGCTGCAGTGAGTGCCAGGACTGCATCAATGCATGCCAAAAAACCCATGGAGTGGCCAGAACCAAGAAAACCAGCACAGTACCAGTGTTCTGCCTGCAATGTCATCCTGATAAAGCTCCATGTGCCAGAATATGTCCCACTGGTGCCATAAGAGAAGAAGATGGAACTTTAATTGTGGATGATGAATCCTGTATCATGTGTCGTTTGTGTATGATTGCCTGCCCTGTAGGGATGCTGGTTATAGATGATGATAAAAAAGCAGTACAGAAATGTACCCTGTGTCTTGATGCAGAGGACCAGATACTGCCGGCATGTGTAGAGGCCTGCAAGGACAACGTTCTTAAGATTTTCTCTGTAGAAGATCTGGATGAACTTAAAAAGGATCTTTCCTACACTGAAGTGCTTAACGAAGCCATGAAAGCTTATCAAAATAAGCTTTAA
- the acsC gene encoding acetyl-CoA decarbonylase/synthase complex subunit gamma: MQVTAMDIYRLLPQTNCEDCEEAACGEASCMAFATKLSEKEAQLELCTELSPEGLNKLESLLAPAVREITIGTGDKTITIGGDEVLYRYELTYYNPTSLVIDIADNLDDDEFTERVKTIEETEFERIGEMLTLDAVALRNASGNSDKFAEAASKLKKAKLPLVLCSFDPEAMKAALEKVGDERPLIYGVTEGNLEEMSALALEYSCPVTIFSPNDLEKMKQISRTLRERGIEDIVLDPGTYVEDGIGDSLDNFVMIRRLAVEEQDEDFRFPILGIPALTWLYEKDEIQGGIREATIAATLMNKYADMLIFHGTNIWELIPVLTLRQGIYTDPRKPQAVDAGLYEFGEVDKDSPVLMTTNFALTFYTVEGDIKGKTNAYLLVLDTEGRAVDVSLAGGQLNAEAVADLIKETGIEEKVDTRKLIIPGLAAPVSGEIEDESGWEVLVGPRDSSAVPGFIDELKEKA, translated from the coding sequence ATGCAAGTCACTGCAATGGATATATACCGATTGCTTCCCCAGACTAACTGTGAAGACTGTGAAGAAGCCGCATGTGGAGAGGCCTCATGCATGGCCTTCGCCACCAAACTCTCAGAAAAAGAAGCCCAACTGGAATTGTGCACTGAATTATCCCCTGAAGGATTAAACAAACTGGAATCTCTGCTGGCACCAGCAGTGAGGGAGATAACCATAGGAACCGGGGATAAAACCATCACCATTGGTGGGGATGAGGTACTATACCGCTACGAACTAACCTATTACAACCCCACATCTCTGGTTATAGACATAGCTGATAATCTGGATGATGATGAATTCACTGAAAGGGTTAAAACCATAGAAGAAACAGAATTTGAAAGGATAGGTGAAATGCTCACCCTTGATGCTGTAGCCCTTAGAAACGCATCCGGAAATTCTGATAAATTCGCTGAAGCTGCTTCTAAACTCAAAAAAGCAAAGTTACCACTGGTACTGTGTTCCTTTGACCCTGAAGCAATGAAAGCCGCCCTGGAAAAAGTAGGGGATGAAAGACCACTCATATATGGGGTTACTGAAGGCAACTTAGAAGAAATGTCAGCACTGGCACTGGAATACAGCTGTCCAGTAACCATTTTCTCCCCTAACGACCTGGAGAAAATGAAGCAGATCAGCAGGACTCTGAGGGAAAGAGGAATAGAAGACATTGTCCTGGACCCCGGAACATATGTGGAAGATGGAATCGGTGACAGTCTTGATAACTTTGTCATGATCCGCAGACTGGCAGTGGAAGAACAGGATGAAGATTTCCGATTCCCTATACTGGGCATACCCGCCCTAACCTGGTTATATGAAAAGGATGAAATCCAGGGAGGTATCCGGGAGGCTACCATTGCCGCCACTCTCATGAATAAATATGCAGACATGCTCATATTCCATGGGACAAATATATGGGAGTTAATACCAGTCCTTACCCTGAGACAGGGAATATACACTGATCCCAGGAAACCTCAGGCTGTGGATGCTGGGCTCTATGAATTTGGTGAAGTCGACAAGGACTCCCCTGTACTGATGACCACCAACTTCGCCCTTACATTCTATACTGTGGAAGGGGACATTAAAGGTAAAACCAATGCTTATCTCCTGGTCCTGGATACTGAAGGTCGTGCAGTGGACGTTTCACTGGCCGGAGGTCAGTTAAACGCAGAGGCAGTAGCTGATCTTATTAAGGAAACTGGAATTGAAGAAAAGGTAGACACCCGTAAGCTGATCATCCCAGGATTAGCCGCACCGGTTAGTGGGGAAATAGAGGATGAAAGCGGATGGGAAGTGCTGGTTGGTCCACGAGATTCATCAGCAGTACCGGGATTCATTGATGAACTAAAAGAGAAAGCATAG
- the cdhD gene encoding CO dehydrogenase/acetyl-CoA synthase subunit delta, with product MDKMSQLLKLLEKTDYIEINEFRMDFEELELQFMPAMQRVVQQAVTKQAAVQETIKAMEAIDFVPPIKDYPGEVAQVQLGAGSRKPVYLGGQQALYRFEEPQPNPPVVTFDVFDIPMPGLPRPIREHFSDVMEHPGDWAKKAVKDFGANMVTIHLIGTGPKVMDKTPRQAAQDIEEVLQAVDVPLVIGASGDPQKDPIILEAAAQAAEGERCLLASANLDLDYKRVAKAAVDYNHAVLSWAITDINMQKTLNKYLMKEGLTQKDIVMDPTTCALGYGIEFSIDVITRTRLAALKGDKDLQMPMSSGTTNAWGSREAWMKNDAWGPTDYRGPIWEIFTGLTMMLCGVDIFMMLHPLSVQILSEIGSTFTKDYLTTDVPDISNWITELE from the coding sequence ATGGATAAAATGTCGCAACTTCTTAAACTACTGGAAAAAACGGACTATATAGAGATTAACGAGTTTAGAATGGATTTTGAGGAACTGGAATTGCAGTTCATGCCAGCAATGCAGAGAGTAGTGCAGCAGGCAGTAACCAAACAGGCTGCAGTTCAAGAAACCATTAAGGCAATGGAAGCCATTGATTTTGTTCCTCCAATTAAAGATTATCCTGGTGAAGTTGCCCAGGTGCAACTGGGTGCTGGAAGCAGAAAACCAGTATATCTTGGTGGTCAACAGGCACTGTACCGCTTTGAAGAACCCCAACCCAACCCACCAGTGGTAACATTCGATGTTTTTGATATTCCCATGCCGGGATTACCACGTCCCATAAGGGAACACTTCTCTGATGTCATGGAACACCCTGGGGACTGGGCTAAAAAGGCAGTGAAGGACTTCGGAGCCAACATGGTAACCATACACCTCATTGGAACCGGACCCAAGGTCATGGACAAAACACCAAGACAGGCTGCTCAGGACATAGAAGAAGTCTTACAAGCCGTGGACGTCCCCCTGGTTATAGGGGCTTCTGGAGATCCACAGAAAGATCCAATAATATTAGAAGCAGCGGCCCAAGCTGCTGAAGGTGAAAGGTGTTTGCTGGCTTCAGCTAACCTTGATTTAGATTACAAGAGGGTGGCTAAAGCAGCAGTGGACTACAACCATGCAGTTTTGAGCTGGGCCATCACAGACATAAACATGCAGAAAACCCTTAACAAATACTTGATGAAGGAAGGATTAACTCAAAAAGACATCGTCATGGACCCTACTACTTGTGCCCTTGGTTATGGTATTGAATTCTCCATTGATGTCATCACCCGAACCCGCCTAGCTGCACTTAAAGGAGACAAAGATCTGCAGATGCCAATGAGCTCTGGAACCACCAATGCATGGGGATCCAGGGAAGCCTGGATGAAAAACGATGCATGGGGACCCACTGACTACCGAGGACCTATCTGGGAGATATTCACTGGACTAACCATGATGCTCTGTGGAGTGGACATCTTCATGATGCTGCACCCGTTATCCGTACAGATTTTAAGCGAAATAGGCTCCACTTTTACCAAGGATTACCTTACAACTGATGTACCGGACATATCCAACTGGATAACGGAGCTTGAATAG
- a CDS encoding ATP-binding protein — MIIAVSGKGGTGKTLVSSLLIKALSGREMDILAIDADPDSNLPEALGVDVHKTVGDVREELKEDTAKGRIPTGMNKWDILDYKIMESIIETPNFDLLVMGRPEGSGCYCAVNNMLRRIIENLSSNYDMIIIDTEAGLEHLSRRTTQNVDVMLVVTDKSKRGILTAQRIGQLAEELEIKFQELYLVLNRVNTENKEEVLKKAKETGLEMVGVIYEDDEVTQYDIEGRPLVELPDESNTVKTVSGILSRIKVE; from the coding sequence GTGATTATCGCAGTAAGTGGTAAAGGTGGAACCGGGAAAACCCTGGTATCATCTCTCCTGATAAAAGCCCTGTCTGGCAGGGAAATGGATATTTTGGCAATTGATGCCGACCCTGACAGCAACTTACCCGAAGCATTAGGGGTAGATGTTCATAAAACAGTGGGGGATGTCAGAGAAGAATTAAAAGAAGACACTGCCAAAGGCAGAATACCAACTGGGATGAACAAGTGGGATATCTTAGACTACAAGATAATGGAGTCCATAATTGAAACACCAAACTTCGACCTCCTGGTTATGGGAAGACCTGAAGGCAGTGGTTGTTACTGTGCAGTCAATAACATGCTCCGCAGAATAATTGAAAACTTATCATCCAATTATGATATGATCATCATTGACACCGAGGCCGGACTTGAACATTTAAGTCGTAGAACCACTCAAAACGTGGATGTGATGCTGGTGGTCACTGATAAATCAAAAAGAGGAATACTCACCGCACAAAGAATCGGCCAACTTGCTGAAGAACTGGAAATCAAATTCCAGGAGTTATATTTGGTATTAAATAGGGTGAACACTGAAAATAAAGAAGAAGTCCTAAAAAAAGCCAAGGAAACTGGTCTGGAGATGGTGGGAGTAATCTATGAGGATGATGAGGTAACCCAGTATGATATTGAGGGAAGACCCCTGGTGGAACTTCCTGATGAATCCAATACTGTAAAAACAGTATCTGGGATATTATCCCGTATTAAAGTTGAGTAA
- the cdhC gene encoding CO dehydrogenase/CO-methylating acetyl-CoA synthase complex subunit beta — MFEDIPVDVSPMYEGERIRAANMFVELAGPKSMGAELVQVEENVEDGKIEVIGPELDAMQEGDIHPLGILIEIQGEHLEKELEGVIERRTHELCNYVKGFMHLNQRDAIWCRVSKEALAAGFKLKHLAKTLSILFKEEFPLIESIAVTILTDPAMVEEFVSRAKDQYQTRDARARELSDEDVDVFYGCVMCQSFAPTHVCVVTPDRTALCGAINWFDCRAAAKMDPEGPIFEVEKGEVLDDVKGEYSNVNSVLMERSQGTVDKVYLHSVFEYPHTSCGCFEAVAFYIPELDGIGIVDRDFRGETPLGIPFSAMAGQCSGGKQVEGFTGLSLEYMRSPKFLQADGGFERIVWLPKEIKDSVEEYIPENMRDKIPTEEDGSTLKEIRSFLEEKGHPIMERMETTTTETPEEEITIEETSEEWGELETEGMQMAPVAYAPELTMPSSGGVKIIFKNAKIYAEKVIIKKK, encoded by the coding sequence ATGTTTGAAGATATACCTGTTGATGTAAGCCCCATGTATGAGGGGGAACGTATCAGAGCAGCCAACATGTTCGTGGAACTGGCAGGACCCAAGTCCATGGGCGCAGAGCTGGTGCAAGTTGAGGAAAACGTTGAAGATGGCAAAATTGAAGTTATAGGGCCTGAACTGGATGCCATGCAGGAAGGAGATATTCATCCTCTGGGTATCCTGATTGAAATCCAGGGTGAACACTTGGAAAAAGAACTGGAGGGTGTAATAGAACGCCGAACTCACGAGCTCTGTAATTATGTTAAAGGTTTCATGCACCTTAACCAGAGAGATGCCATATGGTGCCGGGTAAGTAAAGAAGCCCTAGCAGCAGGTTTCAAACTGAAACACCTGGCAAAAACCCTTTCAATACTCTTCAAGGAAGAATTCCCTTTGATTGAATCCATTGCAGTTACTATCCTGACGGATCCAGCCATGGTGGAAGAATTCGTATCCAGAGCAAAGGATCAATACCAGACCCGGGATGCACGAGCCCGTGAACTCTCTGACGAGGATGTTGATGTCTTCTATGGATGTGTTATGTGCCAATCATTTGCACCCACCCACGTCTGTGTGGTAACTCCTGATAGAACTGCCCTTTGTGGTGCTATAAACTGGTTCGACTGCCGTGCAGCGGCAAAGATGGATCCAGAAGGACCTATTTTTGAGGTTGAAAAGGGTGAAGTTCTTGATGATGTTAAGGGTGAATATAGCAATGTTAATTCAGTTTTAATGGAACGTTCCCAGGGTACTGTTGATAAAGTGTACCTGCACAGTGTATTTGAATATCCTCACACTTCCTGTGGTTGTTTCGAGGCTGTTGCCTTTTACATCCCTGAACTGGATGGTATAGGAATCGTTGACCGTGATTTCCGTGGAGAAACACCACTGGGAATACCATTCTCAGCAATGGCGGGCCAGTGTTCTGGTGGTAAACAGGTGGAAGGATTCACCGGTCTAAGCCTGGAATACATGCGTTCTCCTAAATTCCTGCAAGCAGATGGTGGTTTCGAAAGGATTGTATGGCTACCTAAGGAGATAAAGGACTCTGTAGAAGAATACATCCCTGAAAATATGAGGGATAAGATCCCCACTGAAGAGGATGGTTCAACCCTTAAAGAGATACGCAGCTTCCTGGAAGAAAAAGGACATCCTATAATGGAACGAATGGAAACTACCACTACGGAAACTCCTGAAGAAGAGATCACCATTGAAGAAACTTCTGAAGAATGGGGTGAATTGGAAACTGAAGGCATGCAAATGGCTCCTGTGGCCTATGCACCAGAACTAACCATGCCCTCCTCGGGAGGAGTGAAAATAATCTTCAAGAATGCTAAAATATACGCAGAAAAGGTGATTATTAAGAAAAAATAA
- the cdhB gene encoding CO dehydrogenase/acetyl-CoA synthase complex subunit epsilon, with amino-acid sequence MANDRVIPWQPTVIAGPKQSLLVTPETAELMIKKAKRPLLILGPLVKEDPVLTLATKIAEKWDLPVVTTADAYKAFHDKGLNPTSYGVVEIVNLLNDPEWGGVNGQGQHDLVIFLGCIYYIGSQGLSSLKHYAPHLKTLTICKFFHSNADASFPNMKDEEWFNYLEKMGKVE; translated from the coding sequence ATGGCCAACGATAGAGTAATACCATGGCAACCCACGGTAATTGCAGGGCCTAAACAGTCATTACTGGTAACACCAGAAACAGCTGAATTAATGATAAAAAAGGCTAAAAGACCTCTTTTAATTCTGGGGCCTTTGGTTAAAGAGGACCCTGTACTTACGCTGGCTACTAAAATAGCGGAAAAATGGGATCTCCCAGTGGTTACCACTGCTGATGCCTATAAAGCATTCCATGATAAGGGCCTCAACCCAACTTCATATGGGGTGGTGGAAATAGTTAATCTACTTAATGACCCTGAATGGGGTGGTGTAAATGGACAGGGACAACATGACTTGGTAATTTTCCTGGGATGTATTTATTACATAGGTTCACAGGGATTATCTTCCCTCAAACACTATGCACCCCACCTGAAAACTCTTACTATCTGTAAATTTTTCCATTCCAATGCAGATGCATCATTCCCTAACATGAAAGATGAAGAATGGTTTAATTATCTTGAAAAAATGGGTAAGGTAGAATAA